The Vallicoccus soli sequence CCCGCGAGGAAGCCGAGCGCGAGCGGCACGGCCGCCGACCAGTCGACGGGCCCGAGCGCGACGAAGGCCAGCGACGCGACGGCGTTCGCGACGCCCGCGGCGGTGTTCTTCGCCGCGTTGAGCCGGTGCAGCGCCTCGTCCGAGGCGGCGGCGAGCAGCGCGAGCATGAGGACGCCGGCCGCAGCGCCGAAGTAGCCGCCGTACACCGCGACGCAGTAGACGCCGGCCATGACGAGCGGGCCCTCCTCGCGCAGGTGGTGGTGCCCGGCCTGCAGGCGGCGCAGCCGCGGCTGCAGCAGCAGGGCCAGGGACGCCCCGCCGACGAGCACCGGTACGAGCGCCTCGAAGGCGTCCGCCGGCGTGGTGAGCAGCAGGGCCGCGCCCGTCGCGCCGCCGAGCGCGGACAGCACCGCCATCCGGCGCATCCGCCGCCCCTGCCCGGCGAGCTCCACCCGCGAGCCGAGCGTCGCGCCGATGCCGGCCGCGGTGAGGGAGACCGTGTTGGTCACGTTGGCCGCGACCGGCGGCAGCCCGGCGGCGAGCAGGGCGGGGTACGAGACGAGCGAGGCGAGGCCGACCACGACGCTCACGAACCCCGCGGCGAGCCCGGCCAGCGCGAGCAGGAGGGGCTCCACGGGCACCCGGCCAGCCAACCACGGGCCGGCCGGGTGCCGGTCAGGGCCTCAGGCGCGGGGCGCGACCTGCTCGAGGCCGGGGCGCCCGGCGGTGACGGTGAAGGAGGCCTGGGTGTAGGCGGGGGCGTCGGGCTGGGAGACGCGCTCGAGGCTGCGGAAGTCCGCGCGCAGCTCGCGGGCGGTGACCCGGGCGCGGACGTAGCCGCGGCGGTTGCTCGCGAACTTGACGTGCGGGTTCTCCCGCTGCACCGCGGGGGCGTACGAGGGCGCGTCCGAGCCGTCGCCGCCGGACGTGATGCTGCTGGTGACGAGCTCGACGCCGACGGTCTGCGAGCCGGGGTCGCGGAAGTCGGCCTTGAGGTCGTTGGCCCAGTGGGTGTGCACGTCGCCGGTGAGCACGACCGGGTTCTGCACCCCGCGCTCGGCGATCCCGGCGAGGATCCGGTCCCGCGACGCGCGGTACCCGTCCCAGGCGTCCATGTTGTAGGCCTCGACGG is a genomic window containing:
- a CDS encoding sulfite exporter TauE/SafE family protein gives rise to the protein MPVEPLLLALAGLAAGFVSVVVGLASLVSYPALLAAGLPPVAANVTNTVSLTAAGIGATLGSRVELAGQGRRMRRMAVLSALGGATGAALLLTTPADAFEALVPVLVGGASLALLLQPRLRRLQAGHHHLREEGPLVMAGVYCVAVYGGYFGAAAGVLMLALLAAASDEALHRLNAAKNTAAGVANAVASLAFVALGPVDWSAAVPLALGFLAGGSVGPAVARRVPQDVLRYAVCTAGIGLALVLAVQTYG
- a CDS encoding alkaline phosphatase D family protein, coding for RRLRWGRLATFHMLDTRQYRTDQACGDGVQLSCGDEEQAERTITGPEQERWLLDGLGRSEATWDVIGQQVFFAQSDYAEGPVEAYNMDAWDGYRASRDRILAGIAERGVQNPVVLTGDVHTHWANDLKADFRDPGSQTVGVELVTSSITSGGDGSDAPSYAPAVQRENPHVKFASNRRGYVRARVTARELRADFRSLERVSQPDAPAYTQASFTVTAGRPGLEQVAPRA